TATGCTGATAGGACTTTAGATGAATCAATACGCAAACACAAAGTATTATGGGGTATGTATGTTAAATAGAAGGAAGTActatgtgtttatttatattgCTGAAATTAGATAATCACGATTAAgataaactttgatatgtatATCTTGAAATTGAAGTAGCTGTGAaggaaaattggtttacagtactcAAGTCTATCTTGCTCACTACAAGAAATATAAGATCTGTATCCATTAAATCATCATTAGGAAATATAACGACATCCATGTGTAAATGAAAGTTAGGAGCATTCAGGTCTATGGAGGGGAaaccaagggaagtaactctgatagatcggAATAAACTGACAGAGTGAaaccaagggaagtaactctaatagATCAGGATATACTGACAGAGTTAtaccaagggaagtaactctgatagatcaggatgtactgacggggtgaaacgaagggaagtaactctggtagatcaggaTATACATGAACTGACAAAGTGAATATACTGACAGTTAaaccaagggaagtaactcaggTAGATCAGAATATACTGACAAAGTGAAACCGAGGATAGATCAGGGCCGTTTTagattatgcggtttgactggttaGACCtatagttgttcgtttattgattaaagacggacctggtgattttatattgtttacagacgagccttgacaaagccctcataGGCCTGTATAAAAAAACTGCAGGTTCGTCAGGATTTACacatgaaataatgactttaacaaacatcgaaccggttgttccgaataaacgaaaacggcccaggATATACTGATAGAGAGAaagcaagggaagtaactcagaTAGATGAGAATGTTTCAGGAGATAATTTAAAGCGAGTGCTTTCTGTTTTTACAAGGTGAATGTATAGCTGGAGCTCTCTGGTGGAAGGAACTCCACACCCTGGCCAGCGAGATAGGCTTCAGTAAGCCTTATATGGTCAGTGTGACACCAATTCCGGTGGACCGCGATGACTTCAAGGCTGTTTTAGGTCGGTAACAGTTTGTATTGTAACATGTAAAACAACCTATCATATGATAATAAAGtaaaatgaccaaattaaaatcattatatatatctaacaatgTTAAGTTGTAATtagttttcaaaacaaataatcTCAGATTTTCTAATATTCATTTTGcttgtaaaacatacattttgtttgcctttaagaaatgataaaaatatttagtaGAATTTCTTGTAATCGAGGCACTAtctaaacaaacaaacgaagTCTACATCAGAAAAAAAGGCTTGTTTATagtatgttttaaattatttgaaaggAAACAGTTGTGTTGAATaatttttctgtaaatattGGTGTAGAATAATTTGtctatattttcaaatttgctcgttaattactttaaaaaaaaaaaaacataaaatgcaaTCGACTGTATTTAGactaattttgtaatttgttcTATTGTAGGAGATGCCAAATTTGCATCAGTAACATATCGCTTGTTTAAGTTGCCAGCCAAACAGAGTGAGGGTACCCAAGTAATATACAACGGAGACATACCTGGGTATGAGGAAGAGTTTAACTTTGATTACAAAACTAAACTGAAGGTAAACTTGTACTGTACTAAGATTTAAAATACCATGTGAAAaactaaaattttatttcaaaatatgttatatagtaGATCTGATCTCAAAATGAAATTTCTATTAGAAAACTTTTCTTAAGGTTATGTGTTATACTAGATTTTACATTTCCAAACGTATTCAATGTAAACTTGTTTAAATTAAGATGTTCAAGACTAAACTTAACTGAAATTAGATAACTAGATTTGATACCAAAACTTAAGGTTGGTAAACATGCTTTTGAGATTTTATTTGCCAATTAAGTCATAATGTTAAGTTATGACTCCCAACAGTTTCTTGTATCTTTTTAAGCAATGTATCACTTTTGCCTTGTGTTGAGTGTTATCTTATGGGACAAAGCTCTTAATTCTGTCCTCTAGTCGAGACACACcatatacataattattcattttttcccATTTCTGTAGACCAATGATATCAATGCTGTAGATGGTTCTATAACTACTGCTCTGAAGGCTTCAAGGTTTTGTGAGGAGTTTGATTTCCAACCACCTGTCAAAAAATCTTGTGGTGACTCTGGCTCGTGTGAAGACTCCAAGGTAATTGGGAAATAATTAggaaaatttgatgaaataaattaaactaTTCAACACCCaaaaatcttatattttatatttttatttttatattgatattttatatttttatttggtcATAATATTGAAGTATTTGGATATGTTGATTGAATAAGTGAAGGCTACTGTAACTTGTCTTTGCATACTCAGATCTTAACACAGTAGCATTAATTATTTGGGTCTAATTATTCTTCTGGGATGTTTATAGTCAAAAATAAAGCATgaaaatttcacattttgagctaatttaaaaaatgacagTCCAAATAAAATCATGACTGAAAGCAGTAGTATTGTGACTTGCATATTGATGTTGATGACCATGACTTACCAGTAGTTGAACTtacagagtgatctcccttttCAATCTTGTCTGTAGGCGGAGGATCCATTTGTATATCTGGAAGAGAAGAACAAGAAAGGAGAGGTTGTCGCCCCTGCCTGTTGTCCTAGTAGTAAAGCATGTTGCTAAGAATAGATTTCTGATGTACAGAGAGCAATGACTATATTGTCACTAACTGTAGCACTTTACAAGTGAGATGGAATTATTGATGATGATTAAAAAAACAAGTATTCAatattaaagatactccaccgccgacagagcataaatgattttcatcacttgaacaataattggtgtttaatcgtgtatatatatgtctaatttacagaaaaaataatataaaaatattttattttgcctttggtgcatgtgcaatcagtactttattccatatatgatatgGTGCCACGGAATCTTTTCGTGAtaacattatttaatttttgtaactttaatttgaagtaaaataagaagctcaaaattttcaatgccagtggtaatggtgttaagtaagtaacttttgtaattcaagaaaaacactaagtcgtctgctcctgtttttgatagtgaaaagttatcatttgtcagcggtggagcatgaTTTGATAGTGTTATTTTAAGAGTAGGAATGATTATTGGGTTTGTGATAGGGTTATTCATAGCCAAATAGGGGGAAGGAAATTTAATTTTCCAAGAACATACAAAGACAGGTAGTGgtatgataaaaaaatgaatgtggGTAGTTTAAGAGTAAGGAGGAAGTAATCAAATTCACATAGAAAGAGGCTGACATATTACATGGGATGATCGAGCAACAGGTGTGAAAAAATGCATTTACAAAACACTCCAGTTTTATGAACAAGAAACTTGAATTTTGgttaaaacatgaaaaagtTTAATTGTGTATCGCTGGATTTTCAGGTATCTCaaactttaaaggcccactacctttccggagcaaaacataaaggtttcttaaaaacattaatagcaTCAGAAAATATACACCGATGGCCTGAAAGAGGTTCACAACATGAACCTCTATATATGTGacaacagtggagagtcattttgCTGATTTGCCTTCTaatgcagtgatagtcaactatcGCGTAATATTTAGGACAATGACGGGAAACATAAGCAACACatgttatgaaaatttacattttatctattgttatcaaattgttcagaaggtgatgatacgtgtattaTTAACGGTAAATTCATTACTTTTGCGACtgtacaaaattatcgatcccGTTTAACattccaatttaaaaaaaataaaagccgtttcagaaaagtaatgggcctttaaaaatatctaaaattagCTATTGATTTTTATCAGGGAACTTAATCAATCACTTTTGTGTAATGTACTGCAATGTGCTCCTTTGTTACAATATGGTAAGAAAGCTTTGACAGTAAACTGTAAGTATTCATCAATTGTCATTAGCATAAAATACATCTTTTAAActtttatatatagtgtattgAATACACATTCCCAAACTGATCTATTTGATGGTCATACCTGTAACTTTTGTTATTATAGATAGCTTCTGATTTTAGATATGGAATTACTCATTGTTACAGCTTTATTAAGGCTTACTTAATTAGCTTAAGTTAATAGGTGCTTTGTATCATTCTTTCATAGAACTGCAACAATATTGACGCAAAACTTTTTACATCAATCATTTTAATTGGTTTCTAATCAATGTTAGTATCTAAGAAGCGTTCTGCTTGGTTCTATTTTAGTGTTATTTTGTAAGAAGCATTATGATTGGTTGTTTTGTTATGTTAAGAAGCATATTTATGGCTTATATTTAGTGTTATTAATGTAAGAAGCTTTATGATTGGTTCctttattatattaaaaaacattCTGATTGTTTACTATTTTAGTATTATTTGTAAGAAGCATTATGATTGGTtcatttattatgttataagAATCATTTTGATGGGTTACCATCTTAGTATTAATTTGTAAGAAACATTGTGATCGATTATTTTCTGATGTTAAGCTAAGAATCATTTTAattagttttcattttttagttaGTATTATTTTGTAGGAATCATTATGATTGGTTCATTTATTATGCTATAAGACGCTTTTTGATTGGGgtctattttgattttattatgtAAGAAGCATTATGATCGGTTACTTGATTATGCTAAGTTTGTATCAAGTAAATTTTCAGTACATTAATTTTTGACAATAAGTTAACAAAATCTATTGTTGTTAAAACTATACTGTGTAAACTGGAGAAAAGGAAGGCGTCtagtttatattaattgttataatgtaaagacgtgtatt
This genomic window from Argopecten irradians isolate NY chromosome 11, Ai_NY, whole genome shotgun sequence contains:
- the LOC138334318 gene encoding arsenite methyltransferase-like isoform X2, yielding MSSEAEVRESVKEYYGKKLKTVNDLETQACVAPGRKVTRPVKEAIGLVHEVVTSKYYGCGLVIPEKLEGMKILDLGSGSGRDCFALSKLVGPAGHVTGIDMTDEQLDIAREYIGYHTKKFGYTKPNIDFVKGYIEKLTEAGIQSNNYDIIVSNCVVNLSPDKKAVLQESYNVLKEGGELFFSDVYADRTLDESIRKHKVLWGECIAGALWWKELHTLASEIGFSKPYMVSVTPIPVDRDDFKAVLGDAKFASVTYRLFKLPAKQSEGTQVIYNGDIPGYEEEFNFDYKTKLKTNDINAVDGSITTALKASRFCEEFDFQPPVKKSCGDSGSCEDSKAEDPFVYLEEKNKKGEVVAPACCPSSKACC